The following proteins are co-located in the Penaeus vannamei isolate JL-2024 chromosome 34, ASM4276789v1, whole genome shotgun sequence genome:
- the LOC138859253 gene encoding protein PBMUCL2-like, which produces MTMDEVTNQSDMTMDEVTNQSDMTMDEVTNQSDMTMDEVTNQSDMTMDEVTNQSDMTMDEVTNQSDMTMDEVTNQSDMTMDEVTNQSDMTMDEVTNQSDMTMDEVTDQSDMTMDEVTNQSDMTMDEVTDQSDMTMDEVTNQSDMTMDEVTNQSDMTMDEVTNQSDMTMDEVTNQSDMTMDEVTDQSDMTMDEVTNQSDMTMDEVTDQSDMTMDEVTNQSDMTMDEVTNQSDMTMDEVTNQRTDNYDIYTSRNEEM; this is translated from the exons ATGACAATGGATGAAGTGACTAACCAGAGTGACATGACAATGGATGAAGTGACTAACCAGAGTGACATGACAATGGATGAAGTGACTAACCAGAGTGACATGACAATGGATGAAGTGACTAACCAGAGTGACATGACAATGGATGAAGTGACTAACCAGAGTGACATGACAATGGATGAAGTGACTAACCAGAGTGACATGACAATGGATGAAGTGACTAACCAGAGTGACATGACAATGGATGAAGTGACTAACCAGAGTGACATGACAATGGATGAAGTGACTAACCAGAGTGACATGACAATGGATGAAGTGACTGACCAGAGTGACATGACAATGGATGAAGTGACTAACCAGAGTGACATGACAATGGATGAAGTGACTGACCAGAGTGACATGACAATGGATGAAGTGACTAACCAGAGTGACATGACAATGGATGAAGTGACTAACCAGAGTGACATGACAATGGATGAAGTGACTAACCAGAGTGACATGACAATGGATGAAGTGACTAACCAGAGTGACATGACAATGGATGAAGTGACTGACCAGAGTGACATGACAATGGATGAAGTGACTAACCAGAGTGACATGACAATGGATGAAGTGACTGACCAGAGTGACATGACAATGGATGAAGTGACTAACCAGAGTGACATGACAATGGATGAAGTGACTAACCAGAGTGACATGACAATGGATGAAGTGACTAACCAGA gaactgataattatgatatttatacatcACGAAATGAAGAGATGTAA